Within Desulfomicrobium escambiense DSM 10707, the genomic segment GGCTTCCTGGGAGGGCTCCATGGCTGCTGAACGCTGCGCGGACGCCGCGCCGGACCTGCGCTTCGACCTGCGCATCGTGGCCTCGTGGATCGAGCCGGGCAGCCGCGTGCTGGACCTGGGCTGCGCCGACGGCCGGCTCCTGCGCCACCTGCGCGACACCAAGGGGGTCAAGGGGCTGGGCATCGAGCACGACGAGGACGAGGTGGTGTCCTGTGTCGCCCAGGGGCTCTCGGTCATCCACGGCGACATCAACACGGAGCTCCCCGGCTTCCCGGACAAGGCCTTCGACTACGTGGTCGTGTCCCAGACCCTGCAGCAGGCCTACAGGCCCACGGAACTCCTGCATCAGCTGCTGCGGGTCGGGCGGCGGGGCATCGTCAGCTTCCCCAATTTCTGCTGCCTGCAGGTCCGCCTGCAGATGGCCTTCTCCGGCCATGTGCCCGTCACGCCGGAACTGCCGTACCAGTGGTACAACACGCCCAATATCCGCGTGCTGAGCCTGGAGGATTTCAAGACATATTCACGGGCCGTGCCCTTCGCCATCACCCGCTCCCTGGCCGTGAACCCGGCCCCGGACGGGTCGGCCAGACAGGTGCGTTTCTGGCCCAATCTTCTGGCATCATACGGAATTTTCATGATAACCGCCGCGTGAGGAGCGGACCCCGGGCCTGGCCCGGAAAGGAGGAAACATGCAACGATTCGAGACCAAGGCCCTGCACGCAGGGTACGCCCCGGACGCCACGGGTTCCCGCGCCGTGCCCGTGCACCGCACCTCGGCCTATATGTTCAAGGACGCGGATCACGCCGCCGACCTCTTCGCCCTGCGCCAGCTCGGGCACATCTACACGCGCCTCGGCAGCCCTACCCAGGAGGCCCTGGAGACGCGCCTGGCCATGCTCGAGGGCGGCAAGGCGGCCCTGGCTCTGGCCTCGGGCACTGCGGCCATCCACTATACCGTCATCAACATCTGCCGCCAGGGCGACGAGCTCGTCTCGTCCTCGACCCTCTACGGCGGCACGCACACTATGTTCGCGTCCATCCTGGCCGACGCCGGCATCACCACGCGCTTCGTCGACATCCACGACCCGGCGTCCGTGCGCGCGGCCATCAACGACCGCACCAGGCTCATCTACACCGAGGTCATCGGCAACCCGGCCCTGGACGTGGCCAACATCGAGGCCCTGGCGGCCATCGCCCACGAGCACGGGCTGCCCCTGGTGGTGGACGCGACCTTCGTCACGCCGTACCTGTTCCGGCCTCTGGAATATGGCGCGGACATCGTCGTGCATTCGCTGACCAAGTGGATCGGGGGGCACGGCACGGCCATCGGCGGGGCCGTGATCGACGGCGGGACCTTCGACTGGACCGACCCCAAGTTCGCCCTCTACAACGAGCCCGACCCTTCCTACCACGGCCTGCGCTACGCCCATGACCTGGGCGAGCTGAACCCCCTGGCCTTCATCATGCGCCTGCGCCTTGTGCCCCTCAGAAACCTCGGCGCCTGCCTCTCGCCCGACAACTGCTGGATCTTCCTGCAGGGGCTGGAGACCCTGGCGCTGCGCATGGAGCGCCACAGCGAGAACGCCCTGCAGGTGGCCGAATTCCTGTCGGCCCACCCCAAGGTGTCCTGGGTGCGCTATCCCGGCCTGCCGGGCGACCCGTCCCACCAGCTGGCCAAGACCATGTTCCCGCGCGGCTGCGGCGGCATGGTCGTCTTCGGCGTGCAGGGCGGCCTCGACGCCGGGCGGCGCTTCATCGACCGCCTGGGCCTGGTCTCGCACCTGGCCAACGTCGGCGACGCCAAGTCCCTGGCCATCCACCCGGCCAGCACTACGCACTCGCAGCTGTCAGAGGCCGAACAGGCCGCGGCCGGCATCACCCCGGACCTGGTGCGCCTGTCCGTGGGCATCGAGCACATCGACGACATCCTGGCCGATCTGGACCAGGCTCTGCAGTGACGGGACAGAGGCGGGGAGAAGGGATTTCGAATTGTGGATCATAGTGATACGAAATTCACCGAAACTGTATCTTTTTGGGGCACCATGCGTCTTGCGATGAGCTAAACCAGGCATCCAATCCCCCGGTTTTCCAGGATATGGTGCATGTTGGCCGTGTATTTGAATGTACCGCTTCCGCGGAAAATTCCTGTGGCGGTATGACCCGCATTTACCCGCCACGGTCCTCTAACCGGAAGGAGACTGTATGCCGAAGTACATCATCGAGCGCGAGATTCCCGGCGCGGGCAGCATGTCCGCCGAGACCCTGAAGGGCATTTCCCAGCATTCCTGCGGCGTGCTCAGGGAGATGGGCCCGTCCATCCAGTGGGTGGAGAGCTTTGTCACGCCGGACAAGATCTACTGCGTCTACATCGCCGAGAACGAGGCGGCCGTACGCGAGCACGCCACCCGCGGCGGCTTCCCTGCCAACAGCGTGACCGAGGTCAAGACCATCATCGACCCGACGACGTCCGAAGGGTAAGGCGCGGGTCCGGAACCTCGATCGACAGATCAAAATCAGAGGGCCTGCCGGCATCATGTCGGCAGGTCCTCGACGTTTCCGGGACTGCGTGTCCTCTGGACCCTCAAGGCGCGGTCCATCGATTGCAGCGTTCAGCTTCTTGTTTGGTGGAGCGTTCTTCCTTCTGGAAGATGTGCCTGTCATGATTGGCGCTCACCGTTCGTTCCCGTTCAAAAAGCGCCGTTCGCCGCTTAAATCGCGACATATTTCTTGCCAATCACGACAAATCGCGACATGCATGATGTCGCGATTTGTCACTTTTCACCACGGCAAGGCCCAACCATGCCTATTTCCACACAGCGAAAGGCGGAAATCCGCGAAATTCTGCTGCATCATACCGGGGGGCTGACCAGTACCGGCATTCGGGAAGCTCTGAACGATCCTCCGCATCCGCGCACAGTCCAGCGCTGGCTGGCCGAACTCAGGGAGAGTGGCCTTCTGGCGGTTACCGGTCAAGGCCGGGCCACCGTGTACAGCCTGAGCGCCGCGGCCGCGTTCGGCCAGCAGGCGGAGTCTGGGCTGTCCAGCGCCGAGGCCGACGCCGAGGCCAGCATCCCCCTGTCCGAGGAAGGCAGGGAGATTCTGGCCTACATCCGGCGCCCGCGAGCCGGCCGGAACCCGGTCGGGTATGAGCGGAACTTTCTCGATGACTATGTCCCGAATTCAACCTGGTACCTGGGCGAAGTCGCCAGGCGGCATCTGCGGCGCATCGGCGACACGGGCGCGTTCGACAGGCCGGCGGGGACGCATGGCCGGGCGATTCTGAACCGGCTGCTGATCGACCTTTCCTGGGCCTCGAGCCGCCTGGAGGGCAACACGTATTCTCGTCTCGAAACGCGCAACCTGATCGAGTTCGGTCGCCAGGCCGAAGGCAAGGATGCCCAGGATGCCCAGATGATCCTGAACCACAAGGCGGCCATCGAACTGCTGTTGGACGAGGCGGATTTAGTGGGTTTCGACGCGCAGACCTTTCTCAGCCTGCATGGGCTTTTGTCCGAGAACCTGATGTCCGACCCGGAAGCATCTGGACGCCTGCGCACCCGGCCCGTGCATTTCGGCGGGTCCGTCTTCGTACCCCTGGCCTTGCCCCAGGTCGTCACGGAGTGCTTCCACGCCATTCTCGGCAAGGCTGCGGCCATCGTGGACCCTTTCGAACAGGCGTTCTTCGTGCTGGTTCACATCCCGTACCTGCAGCCGTTCGAAGACGTGAACAAGCGGGTCTCCCGCCTCGGCGCCAACATCCCGCTGATCAAGAGCAACCTGTCGCCCCTGACGTTCATCGACGTGCCGGACAGGACGTATGTGGACGCGATTCTGGGCGTGTACGAAATGAACCGCATCGAACTGCTCCGCGACCTTTTTGTCTGGGCCTATGAGCGCTCCGCACGGGAATATGTGGCCGTGCGCAAGAGCCTGGCGGACCCTGATCCGATCCGGCTCCGGTATCGGCAGGAATTGCGGGAGCTGGTCGCAGGTCTCGTGCGGACCGGACGTAACGACGTGTTGCCGGCTGTGGAGCGGTTCGCGGCTGACAGGGTAGGGATACGGGACCGCGAAGCCTTTGTCGAAATGGTGCAGGATGAATTGAAGCGGCTCCATCCGGGAATTCTGGCGCGGTACCGGCTCCGGCTTTCTGAATTCGAGGCCTGGCAGGTTGCGAGAAGGCTGCCATGACCGAGACCCTGTTCAGGGTTTCGCGGGAACGGACATCGGCCGATAGCATGATCAATGCCGTGCTGCGGATGCGTTTCCATACGTCCCATCACGACTCGTGTCGGGCTTCCGACGCCGGAGATGGACGTGTGGGACGACCCGATGTAGGGGCAATGTCATGTAATCATCGCATTTTCCAGGAGGGATCATGGCTTTGAAGCGAGTGGGTATTCTGACCGGCGGGGGCGACTGTTCCGGCCTCAACGCCGTCATCCGGGCCGTGACCCGTACGGCCATCATCCAGTACGGCGCCGAGGTGCTGGGTCTCGAAAACGGTTTCGACGGCCTCATCTTCGGCCACACCATGAAGCTGACCACCGGGAACACCAAGGACATCCTGACCCTGGGCGGGACCATCCTGGGCACGACCAACAAGGGCAACCCCTTCGCCTACCGCGAGTTCGACGAGGAAGGGCAGATCACGGTCAGCGACCTGTCCGAGCAGGCCATGGATACCTTCAGGATGCTGGGCCTCGACTGCCTGTTCGTGGTCGGCGGCGAGGGCACCCTGGAACTGGCCCACAAGTTTCAGCAGATGGGCATGCCCGTGGTCGGCATCCCCAAGACCATCGACAACGACCTCGAAGGCACGGACTACACCTTCGGCTTCCAGACGGCCGTGCAGGTGGCCTGTGACGCCATGGACCGGCTGCACACCACCGGGCGCAGCCACGACCGGGTCATGATCCTCGAAGTCATGGGCCGCAACGCCGGCTGGATCGCCCTGGAGTCGGGGCTGGCCGGGGGCGCGCACATCATTCTCATTCCCGAGATCCCCTACAACCTCGACAACGTGGTGACCAAGATCCAGTACCGCATCCGCGGCAAGAGCCCGTTCAGCATCATCATGGTGGCCGAAGGGGCCCGCGAGGAGGGCGGGGAGCGCATCACCCAGGGCACGGCCGCCAGCCGCCTGCAGGGTGTGGAGCAGTTGGGCGGCATCGGCTTCCACCTGGCCAACCAGATCCGGGAGCGCATTCCCCTCGAAGTGCGGACCACGGTCCTGGGTCACATCCAGCGCGGTGGCTCGCCCACGGCCTTCGACCGGGTGCTCGGCACGCGCCTGGGCGCCGCGGCCGTGGACGCGGCGGCGCGCGGCGAGTTCGGGACCATGGTGGCCCTGAAGACGCCGGACATCGTGCTCGTGCCCCTCTCGGAACTGGCCGGGCTGTGCCGCACCGTGCCCCTGGACCACCAGCTCATCCGCACGGCCGAGGCCACGGGCGTGAACCTGGGCCGCGGAGCCATGTAGCCGGACCCCAAGGAGGACATCATGACCGGACAGACGGACCCGCGCGTGCTCTTCGCCGCGGAGCGCACGCTCTTCTCCTGGAACAGGACGGGCATCTCACTCATGGCCTTCGGATTCGTCGTCGAGCGCTTCGGCCTCTACATGCAGATCCTGGGCGTGCAGGGCGTGCTCGGGGCCCAGCGGCACCTGTCCTTCATCGGCGGCATGGGCTTCATCCTGCTCGGCGCCTTCGTCGAAATCTATTCCGTGCTCCAGCACAGGCATTTCCTGGCCTCCCTGCACGAGATGGACATCCCTGTCGGCTACAACACCCGCGCGGCCATGGCCATCAACGTGGTTGTGGGATTCATGGGCGTTATGCTGTGCGGATATCTTTTTCTCGGCGTGCTCTGAGTTGAAGGCCGGCCGCAGGGCCGGAGGCCGCGCTGTGCAGAGCGTAACCGCGATATTTGAAAACGGACGGCCGGCCCGGGAACTTCCCGGGTCGGCCGTCCGGCGTCGTGCGTGCATCGTCAGACCGGAAACTTGCGCACCAGATATTCCATGAACCGCGATTTGACCTGGTTCGTGGCCATGGCCTGCTTGATGGGCGGGAGTTTCAGGATCACGCCCAGCACTGCGGCCAGGGCGCGGTGGTTCCAGAGGACGCGGTTGTCGAAGATGAGGTGCTGGAGCTTGCCGCGCTCCAGGGCCATGACCACGGTGCGGTGCACGGAGTTGAGCGGCGTGATGATGCGCTTCTCCCGCGGCTTGAGGGACAGGGCCTTGTCCGGGCAGGCGCGCACGCATACGCCGCAACCCAGGCAGATGTTCTCGTCCACGCGGGCCTTCTTGCGCTTGGGCTGGCGCGGGTCGTTGGCCGAAACCACGCCCATGGCCTCCACGGGACAGGCGGCCGCGCACTTGCCGCAGCCGGTGCAGGCGTTCTCGTCCACCTTGGGCAGAAAGTTCGTGGTGTGCACGGGGTGGAGGCTGCCGAACTTGCGGGCCGCGATCATGGCCTCGCAGCAGCAGCCGCAGCAGTTGCAGATGAAGTTGACCCGCTCGCGCACGTTCTCTCCGAACTGCACCAGCCCGTGTTCCTGCGCCTGGTCCAGCAGGTCCAGGCACTCGGCCGTGTCCACGGGTCGGGCGTGGCCGTGGCGGGACAGGGATGCGGCCGAGGTGTTGAAAGTCATGCAGATGTCCTTGGGTGCGTCGCAGTCGCGGCCCACGTGCTGCATCTTGTGGCGGCAGTAGCAGGTGCTGATGGCCCGGTGGGAGGCCGTGCGGATGACCTCGCTGGCCCGTTCGTAGTCGAGCACATGCACGGCGTTTTCGGCCGAGAGCATTGGCTCCTGCACGAAGACGCGGCCGAGCTGCGTCTCGCCGTCGGCGAAGAGGGCGCGGACAAAGTCCTCCTCGACGTTCAGGTACTGGTAGAAGAGCTCGGCCAGGGCTTTCTGGTCGATGTCGCCGCGCGTACGCATCATGGAGAACTCGAAGAACCCGGCCATGGGCGGGGGCAGGACGTAGGTAGTGCTTCCGTCTTCGGCCACGATGTCCACGAGCATGGCCCGCCCCGCGAGGTCGTCGAGAATGTTCCGGGTTTGCGTCAGGTCCATCTTCCAGACTTCGGCCGCCTTCTCGGGCGTGAAGGGTTTGATGGGCAGCAGGGCGATGAGTTCGGCCTCACGCTCGGAAAAGAGGATCTTCAGGATCTTGTGCAGGGACGTCGATGGCGGGGCGCCCTGGGGACAGCGGTTCAGGCGTTCGGTGAGCTCCGCGTAGCCGGAGCGGTGCGAGTGGTGCGACATGGCGGCTCCTCCGTGAAATTTTCCGAACCATAAGCCTGTCGAGCCGCCGAATAAAGCGAAAATTCGGCAATTCTGGCCGGGAGTTGCAGCTTGTGTCCCCCTCTCGCGTGGAACGCGAATGTCATACAGGCGGCAACAATGTTGAAGTTTACGCGGTTTTGTCTTACATTTCTTGTATGTTGTCGAATTTATGCAAAACAATGCTCCTCCTCGTCTGCCTCGGCCTGCCATGGGCGTGTCCGGCAGCCGAGGTCGCAGCCAACGCCGTGACCTGGATGCACGCGGATTTCCCCCCGTTGCGCATCGTCGACGGGCCGTACGCCGGGCAGGGGCCGTCGGACATGATCCACGGCCTCATGCGCTGCGAGATGCCCGACCTGGACCATCATGTCCTGACCGCCAACCTGAGCCGGACCATGAATTGGATGCAAAAAGGGGAGAAGGTTCTGGCGGTGGGGATCATCCCCAACCCGGAGCGGGATGCCTGCATGCAGTATTCGATTCCATGCGTGCTCGTTCCGCCGGCCTGCCTCGTGGTCAGGGCCGACGATGCGGGCAACGCTCAGGGCGGCCGGGTTGCTCTCCGGGAATTCGTGGCCAGGAAGGTCCTGGGCGTGGCCGTGGACAGGTCCTACGGCCCCGAGGTGGATACCGTGCTGCGGACCGCGCCCGACCAGCCCCGCATCGTGGCCCACACGGGCTCCAACCTGCTCGGCAGCCTGCTGGACATGCTCCTGCGGGGCAGGGTGGACGGGGTGCTGGCCTACCCCTTCGAAGCCACGTACGTGGCCCGCATGAAAGGCCGGGAGCGCGACATCGCCCTCGTCCCCCTGAAGGAGGCGCTGGTCCCGGTCGTCGGCCGCATCGCCGCGCCGCGCACCGCCTGGGGATCGGACATGATCGTCCGGGTCAACGCCGTGCTGCAGCGTCATCGGGGCACGCAGGAGTACAGGCAGGCCTTCGAACGCTGGCTTCCCGCCGGGGCCGTCGAGGACTACCGGGCCATGTACGACGAATTTCTGCTCGCCAAATGAGTTTCCTGCCGACCGCGGCCTCGTGCCGTAGGTCCGGGCCTTTTCACGCCGTCAATCCAGACATGGATCGCTGCCAGCACCTTGCCGGCATCCCACACGTCAGTACCAGTATCCCCACCAGCCCCCGCGCGGCCGCTGCCGCAGGCGGACGTGGGGGAAGGAGGGCGGTTCGAAGGAATAGCCGCCCCAGGCGCCTGGCGTCCGTTCCGGCCGCAGGTCGCGCAGGCGCCTGACGCGTTCCTCCGTGGTCGGGTGGGTGCGCAGCCAGGACGGTTCGGGCAGGCCCCGGCCCGGGAAGAAAATGCGCCGTAGAAAGCCGTTCTGGACCCGTTCCAGCTTGAGCAGGGCCGAGGCCAGCCCGTCGGGGTCGTCGGTCAGGCGGGCGGCGGTCAGGTCGGCGTCGAATTCGCGGGTGCGGGACAGGCCGAGCTGGGCCAGGAGGCTGACCTGCGGCGCTGCGGCCAGGAGGATGAGGGGCCACCAGTCCACGTCGCCGCCGGCCAGGGCCTGGGGCAGAGAGAGGAAGATGAGCACGAGGCCCACGAAGCTCATGGCCGAGGTGATGCGCGAGATGACGTCGGCCAGGCCCATGACGAAGAGGTCGCCGTGGGCGATGTGGGCCGTCTCGTGGGCCAGCACCGCGACGAGCTCGCGCGGGGAGAGGGTGCGCAGCAGGCCGTCGGTCACGGCGATGACCGACGCGTCGCGGCTGCCGACGGCGAAGGCGTTGACCATGGGGCTCGGCACCCACCACAGGGACGGCGGATTCGGGAGGCCGACGCGGCCGGACAGCACGGACAGGGCTTGATGGTATTCTGGCGCCTGGGCCGGGGAAACGGGGCGGGCGCCGTACATCCTGAGCACCCAGCGGGCCGAGAGCCGCGGGGAGAAGATGAGCAGGAACGCGCCCCAGATCACGAGAAACCACAGGCCGTCGGGCCCCCAGAGCATCCAGCCGACGAAGCCGGCGTAGCCCGTCATGAGGCCGAGCAGGAGCAGGGTCTGGAAGCGGTTCAGGCCGCGGTGGGAGGAGAAGCGGACGGGATCGATGGATGGGGTGCGCATGGGGCTCTCCGTTGCTTGGGTTGCCGGTCAACGGATTTTCATAAGCACGATCCCGCCCGGAACAAGGGGACGCCCAGCCGCCGTCAGTCGATCCGCACCGCGACCTTGCCCATGGTCCGGCCTGCGGCCACGAGATCGTGGGCCTTGGCGATGTCCCGCCAGGAGAGCGTGTGTCCGAGATGTGGGCGCAGCCTGCCCCCGGCGGCCAGCTTCGCGGCCTGACGCATGATTTCGCCGTGGGCCTCGCGCCCCTGGCCGGTGAGCAGAGGCAGGAGCATGAAGACAACGGACAGGCTCAGGCTCTTGGCGTGCATGGGCGAGAGGTCGTGGGTGGAGCGCGTGTTGGTGGAGACCACGGCGCCCCCCGGCGCCGCCGCGGCGAAGGACGCGTCCAGGTTTGTCCCTCCCACGGTGTCGAAGACGATGTCGAACCCCCTGCCGTCCGTAAGCCTGGCCACGTAAGCCTCGGGCTTCTCCTGGCGGTAGTCGATGACCTTGTCCGCGCCCAACTCCCTGGCCAGGTTTGCCTTTTGCGTCGACGACACGGTGGTCGCCACGCGGGCTCCCGCGGCCTTGGCCAACTGCACGGCCACATGCCCCACGCCCCCGGCCCCGGCGTGGACGAGCACGAACTGTCCAGGCGTGATCCGCGCACGGTCGAAGAGGGCCTGCCAGGCGGTGATGGTCACAAGCGGCAGGGAGGCCGCCTCTTCCATGGTCAGGTTCGTCGGCTTTGGGGCCAGCAGCCGCGCGTCGCAGAGCATGAACTCGGCCAGGGCTCCGGGGAGGTCGGCGATGCCCCCGGCGCAGCCGAAGACCTCGTCGCCGGGCCAAAGATCTTCCACGCCTTCTCCTACGGCCTCCACCACGCCGGCCACGTCCATGCCCAGAACGGCGGGCAGGGCCGGTGCGAAAGCCGGTTGCATGACCCGCATCTTGATGTCGATGGGGTTCACGCTTGTGGCGGCCACCCGCACGAGCACGTGGCCGGGTTTCAGGGCCGGCGCGCCGATTTCGCCCGGGCGGAAATCAGGCGTTTCGCCGTATGTATGCAGGAGTTGCGCTTTCATGGTAACCTCCCATGTCATGTTGCAGGCACGTTACCCCCAAACGACGGCGCAGAGAAAGTGTTTTTCATGCCCGACGGGTCCGGTCACAGCGCCTCAGCCGCAGCGATCACCGCGACCCTGGGGGCCAGGGCGTTCAGGGCGATGA encodes:
- the metW gene encoding methionine biosynthesis protein MetW, with the protein product MAAERCADAAPDLRFDLRIVASWIEPGSRVLDLGCADGRLLRHLRDTKGVKGLGIEHDEDEVVSCVAQGLSVIHGDINTELPGFPDKAFDYVVVSQTLQQAYRPTELLHQLLRVGRRGIVSFPNFCCLQVRLQMAFSGHVPVTPELPYQWYNTPNIRVLSLEDFKTYSRAVPFAITRSLAVNPAPDGSARQVRFWPNLLASYGIFMITAA
- a CDS encoding O-acetylhomoserine aminocarboxypropyltransferase/cysteine synthase family protein; amino-acid sequence: MQRFETKALHAGYAPDATGSRAVPVHRTSAYMFKDADHAADLFALRQLGHIYTRLGSPTQEALETRLAMLEGGKAALALASGTAAIHYTVINICRQGDELVSSSTLYGGTHTMFASILADAGITTRFVDIHDPASVRAAINDRTRLIYTEVIGNPALDVANIEALAAIAHEHGLPLVVDATFVTPYLFRPLEYGADIVVHSLTKWIGGHGTAIGGAVIDGGTFDWTDPKFALYNEPDPSYHGLRYAHDLGELNPLAFIMRLRLVPLRNLGACLSPDNCWIFLQGLETLALRMERHSENALQVAEFLSAHPKVSWVRYPGLPGDPSHQLAKTMFPRGCGGMVVFGVQGGLDAGRRFIDRLGLVSHLANVGDAKSLAIHPASTTHSQLSEAEQAAAGITPDLVRLSVGIEHIDDILADLDQALQ
- a CDS encoding DUF4242 domain-containing protein, translated to MPKYIIEREIPGAGSMSAETLKGISQHSCGVLREMGPSIQWVESFVTPDKIYCVYIAENEAAVREHATRGGFPANSVTEVKTIIDPTTSEG
- a CDS encoding Fic family protein is translated as MPISTQRKAEIREILLHHTGGLTSTGIREALNDPPHPRTVQRWLAELRESGLLAVTGQGRATVYSLSAAAAFGQQAESGLSSAEADAEASIPLSEEGREILAYIRRPRAGRNPVGYERNFLDDYVPNSTWYLGEVARRHLRRIGDTGAFDRPAGTHGRAILNRLLIDLSWASSRLEGNTYSRLETRNLIEFGRQAEGKDAQDAQMILNHKAAIELLLDEADLVGFDAQTFLSLHGLLSENLMSDPEASGRLRTRPVHFGGSVFVPLALPQVVTECFHAILGKAAAIVDPFEQAFFVLVHIPYLQPFEDVNKRVSRLGANIPLIKSNLSPLTFIDVPDRTYVDAILGVYEMNRIELLRDLFVWAYERSAREYVAVRKSLADPDPIRLRYRQELRELVAGLVRTGRNDVLPAVERFAADRVGIRDREAFVEMVQDELKRLHPGILARYRLRLSEFEAWQVARRLP
- a CDS encoding 6-phosphofructokinase, with product MALKRVGILTGGGDCSGLNAVIRAVTRTAIIQYGAEVLGLENGFDGLIFGHTMKLTTGNTKDILTLGGTILGTTNKGNPFAYREFDEEGQITVSDLSEQAMDTFRMLGLDCLFVVGGEGTLELAHKFQQMGMPVVGIPKTIDNDLEGTDYTFGFQTAVQVACDAMDRLHTTGRSHDRVMILEVMGRNAGWIALESGLAGGAHIILIPEIPYNLDNVVTKIQYRIRGKSPFSIIMVAEGAREEGGERITQGTAASRLQGVEQLGGIGFHLANQIRERIPLEVRTTVLGHIQRGGSPTAFDRVLGTRLGAAAVDAAARGEFGTMVALKTPDIVLVPLSELAGLCRTVPLDHQLIRTAEATGVNLGRGAM
- a CDS encoding YidH family protein, whose product is MTGQTDPRVLFAAERTLFSWNRTGISLMAFGFVVERFGLYMQILGVQGVLGAQRHLSFIGGMGFILLGAFVEIYSVLQHRHFLASLHEMDIPVGYNTRAAMAINVVVGFMGVMLCGYLFLGVL
- a CDS encoding 4Fe-4S dicluster domain-containing protein yields the protein MSHHSHRSGYAELTERLNRCPQGAPPSTSLHKILKILFSEREAELIALLPIKPFTPEKAAEVWKMDLTQTRNILDDLAGRAMLVDIVAEDGSTTYVLPPPMAGFFEFSMMRTRGDIDQKALAELFYQYLNVEEDFVRALFADGETQLGRVFVQEPMLSAENAVHVLDYERASEVIRTASHRAISTCYCRHKMQHVGRDCDAPKDICMTFNTSAASLSRHGHARPVDTAECLDLLDQAQEHGLVQFGENVRERVNFICNCCGCCCEAMIAARKFGSLHPVHTTNFLPKVDENACTGCGKCAAACPVEAMGVVSANDPRQPKRKKARVDENICLGCGVCVRACPDKALSLKPREKRIITPLNSVHRTVVMALERGKLQHLIFDNRVLWNHRALAAVLGVILKLPPIKQAMATNQVKSRFMEYLVRKFPV
- a CDS encoding TIGR02285 family protein, which gives rise to MLLLVCLGLPWACPAAEVAANAVTWMHADFPPLRIVDGPYAGQGPSDMIHGLMRCEMPDLDHHVLTANLSRTMNWMQKGEKVLAVGIIPNPERDACMQYSIPCVLVPPACLVVRADDAGNAQGGRVALREFVARKVLGVAVDRSYGPEVDTVLRTAPDQPRIVAHTGSNLLGSLLDMLLRGRVDGVLAYPFEATYVARMKGRERDIALVPLKEALVPVVGRIAAPRTAWGSDMIVRVNAVLQRHRGTQEYRQAFERWLPAGAVEDYRAMYDEFLLAK
- a CDS encoding zinc metalloprotease HtpX produces the protein MRTPSIDPVRFSSHRGLNRFQTLLLLGLMTGYAGFVGWMLWGPDGLWFLVIWGAFLLIFSPRLSARWVLRMYGARPVSPAQAPEYHQALSVLSGRVGLPNPPSLWWVPSPMVNAFAVGSRDASVIAVTDGLLRTLSPRELVAVLAHETAHIAHGDLFVMGLADVISRITSAMSFVGLVLIFLSLPQALAGGDVDWWPLILLAAAPQVSLLAQLGLSRTREFDADLTAARLTDDPDGLASALLKLERVQNGFLRRIFFPGRGLPEPSWLRTHPTTEERVRRLRDLRPERTPGAWGGYSFEPPSFPHVRLRQRPRGGWWGYWY
- a CDS encoding zinc-dependent alcohol dehydrogenase family protein, translated to MKAQLLHTYGETPDFRPGEIGAPALKPGHVLVRVAATSVNPIDIKMRVMQPAFAPALPAVLGMDVAGVVEAVGEGVEDLWPGDEVFGCAGGIADLPGALAEFMLCDARLLAPKPTNLTMEEAASLPLVTITAWQALFDRARITPGQFVLVHAGAGGVGHVAVQLAKAAGARVATTVSSTQKANLARELGADKVIDYRQEKPEAYVARLTDGRGFDIVFDTVGGTNLDASFAAAAPGGAVVSTNTRSTHDLSPMHAKSLSLSVVFMLLPLLTGQGREAHGEIMRQAAKLAAGGRLRPHLGHTLSWRDIAKAHDLVAAGRTMGKVAVRID